TCTTTGCTAAAGGCTTCATTTACGCCTAGCCACGTGATCGCTTCACCATCTTTAGCAGGGATAAATTTTAAAATTTCGCCCTTTAGCGCAAGGTATAAGACATTTAGCCTCTCGTCAAATTTAATGACATCGTTATCAAATTTATCTCTTTTTGAGGCGGATTTTTCATTTGCAGCCTCTACAAATTTAGCCAGCTTATACTCGCCATTTTCGCTAAAAACGTCATTAAAGCTAGCAAATTTCTCACTAACTCCAAGAAGCTCGCCCACACGATCGCTTGTGATCTTTACCATCCTTTTATCCATCCACTCTTGCGGCGAGATGGCAAAAGAGAGCATGAGCTCATCGCTACTAAGCCCAAATAGCGTCGTTTTGGTTGAAATTTTGCTTATTACTGCCCTTGTGTAAGAGCTAGCTGGGGCGATCCTACTATCAGTTTGAACTAAAATTTTGGCAAATTTATCTGCATGAGCTTTAAAATTTATAGCTTCATCACTTGCGAAATTTGGCGTGGCATTTAGTAAAAGCAAGGCTAAAAATGCAAACTGAGTGCCTTTTATGAAGTTACAAAGTCTAAAAAATCGGCTCTTTTTGCTAAATAAATTTCCCAAAAAGCCAAGGCAAAGCAGAAAATATCCGATGTAAGTTGGCACTTTACCAGGATCAAAGCTGATCTCAAAGGCGCTTCCAAGCTCGTCAGCGTCGTATGATGATTGAAAAATTTTATACCCGTCCAGCGTAAGTGGGTGATTTAGTGAAATTTCATGCTCGCCCTCTGCGATGCTTACTTTGCTCGTGTAAGATGATGGGCTATTTAGCCCTGCGTAGCGCTCTAGGATAAATTTATCAAGCCTTATTGTAAATGGTAAATTTATCGCTCGTGAGCTAAAGTAAAATTTAGTCTCTTGCCCATCAAAGCTTAAAATGCTTGGCTCAAGATCGTATCCAGCGCCACCTTTTAGCTTGGCGCTCTTGCTCTTTTCATTAGCAAAGCCAGCCTCTATGCTAAGCGTGGCTGGAGCGTTTTTCTCATCCTTTTTGTAGCCAGTTATCTTTATCTCAAATTCTTTTCCATTTATATCTTTTTTGAAGCCAAAGTCGTTTTTACCAAGCAGGCTAAGTTTTAGTGGATATTCAAAGCTTTCATTTGAAATTTGCACTCTCAAATATGGCTTTGTGCTTTGCATGTAGTTGCCGCTCTCGCCAACCCTTAAATGTAGCACGCCCTCTTCGCCAAAGTATCTTGTAAGCGCAGCACCGATGAAGATCAGAATAAAAGCAAGATGTATCAAAAATGCACCAAATTTCTTATACATCTTGGTTTTTACGATGCTAATGGCTAAGCAAATAACGCAAGCTGCCATGACGCACTCGTACCAGAGCGCTTCATAAACAAGCACTCTAGCCGTCTGTGTGTCATAAAAATTTTCCAAAAAGGTCGCCGCCCCTGCACCAAAAGCAAGGATAAATAATAATATTAAAGACAAGCGATAAATGTTTAAAATTTTCATCACCTGCCCTTAAGCCTTAAATGCTATAAGTCTGTCCTGCATAAAGTATAAAAACCCTAAGCAATAAAACGCCAACGACTGCTGCAAATGAGCCAAGGTAGAAGCTAAATTTCATCTTGCCAAGTGCGAAATTTAAAACAAGAGGTAAGACAAAGCCAACTAAAACAACCCCAAGCCAAAAGAAATTTGCCCAAACGCCACTATAAAATGCAACTGCCGCGCCTTGCTGATAGCTTGAACCAAGCAAAAGTGAGACAAAAAGCATTAAAATGAGTAAAATTTCAGCGCATAATACGTAAAACTCCACGCCATGAAGCGAGCCAAGGTCGCTTGAGTGTGGATCTTCTTTGAAAAATAGTGCCGCTATCAAGCTGCTACCACTTATGCCAGCACTTAGTCCTGAAGCTATGAAAAGCGCTGGTAAAACGGCGGTGTTTAAAAGTGGAAATCTAATAAGCACCGAGATCAAAAAGCCTGTATATGCGCAAATGATAACCGCAAAAAGCAAGCAAAGCGCACTTAAGAGCGGATAAAGTGGCGATAAAATTTTCATCACGCCATCAAAAAAGCCACAAAATGACTTTAACTCCGCGCCAAAGGCGTATAGACACATCAAAAAGCTAAGCGGTATAAATACGCAAAGTCCAGCTACACCGATAGACATAACTGATGTGAAGTTGTAATTAATCAAAATTTTCCAAAACAAAAGTGGCTTTTCAAGGTCAGCTATCAAGCAAACCATACCAAGCATGATGCTAACAAATGCTAAAAGCGAAGCAGCCTTGAAAAATGGACTAAAGCTCTCTTGTCTTTTGTAGCGCTTTAGAAGTATGGCAGCTATTAGCGCTCCGCCACTCATACCAGCTAGCAGAAGATAAACAGCGATCGGCCAGCCCCACTCAACTGCGTGCGAAAATGTCGCAGTGAAATTTAATGCACCATCCATCTTACACCCCCGCTTTTACTTTAGGAATATATCTAAGGCTTGGTTTTGTGCCAAGTTCTGCTCTTAGCCTTATGCTATCTTTGACAGCTAAAAGCTGGCTAATGTGCGAGCTCTCATCGTTTAAATCGCCAAATACCAAAGCCTCATATCTGCACGCCTCAACGCAGGCTGGATCTTTTTTATCCTTTAAATTTGTATCTATGCAGAAGTTACAGCTTTGGGCTGAGTGACTAAACTTATCGATATATCTCACGTCGTAAGGACAGGCTACGATGCAGTATTTACAGGCGATGCAGTCATCTATGTTTGTAGTTTGGATGCCAGTTTTTATGTCCTTGTGACAGGCTTTTGTTGGGCAAACAGCCACACAAGGTGCATCCTCACACTGCTGACAAGATACTCTTACATATCTTTTATCAAGCAAATTTTTTGGATCAGTCTTATCCTCTACAAAAAGTCTCATTTGTCCTTTTGGAACTAAATTTACCTTTTTGCATGCCACTTCACAGTCCGTGCAGCCAACGCATTTGTTTTGGTCAAATATCATGCCAAAATGTGGTTTTTTCGCACTCTCTTCACTCTTAAAAGCAAAACCACTACTTGCCACGCTAGCACCAGCAGCCACAACTGCCATGCGTTTAAAGAAGGCTCTTCTGCTATTTTGATTTTGCATTTTTAACTCCATTTATGCCTTAATGAGGCTTTTTAATGCCCTCATTTTGCTCTTTTTCATGAATTTTTCTTGCCGCCTCAGCTAGTTCGCCAGGCTTTAAGACCTTAATAAGCTCTATCTCAAAAACGATAGTCTCGCCTCCAGGTATCGCCTCCATGCCGCTATCGCCGTATGCAAGCTCAGGTGGGATGACAAATTTAAACTTCTCGCCCTCTTTCATAAGCATAAGTCCCTCTTCAAGTCCAGGGATCAAATTTAGCATCGAAAGATGAGCTGGAGCCTCTTTTGTCTCATCAAAGACCTTGCCACCAATAAAGCTTGCTTTATAATTTACTATGATGATGCTCTCAGGCTTTGGTGTAGCCCCTTTTGAGCTACTTTTTATGATCTCATATTGTAAATTTGATTTTGTTGTTTTTACATTTTTGTTTTTTGCATTTTTTTCCATATAGGCTTTGCCTTGGGCTAAATTCTCTTTTAGCTTGGTAGCCTCTTTTTCTTTTACTATCTTCTCTAAGCTTTCAGCCCTTTTGTTTAGTAGCTTTGCTATCTCATCATCACTTAGTTTTAGCTCACTCTTTAGCGCATCGCTAAAGCCTTTTATGACTGCATCAGCGTCATAGCCAACACCTAGTTGTTTTTGATCTAGCAGTCCTTTTAAAACATATCCGCCACTTGTTGCGCCTATGGCATAAGAGTCGTTTGTATCAACATTTGCTAAGAGGCTAGCCACGCTTAGGCTAAGAAGTAGCGAACATTTTAAAAACCCATTTTTCATTTCAAACCCTTAAGATTAAAGGGGCTAAAACTAGCCCCTAAATGCTATAAATTTTTGTTTAGAATTCTCTGAGCTTCTTTTATATACTCTTTAGATGCATCTAGTCTTTGTTTAGTAAATTTAAATCCGTGCATACCCCACGAACCATCTTTTTCGACCATATCGATGATCTCTTGAGCGTTTTGGACAAGCTCATAAACTCTTGCTTTATCGCTTGGATCTAGCTTTTTAGTCTCTAGTAGTGAGTAAATTCCCTCGATACCTATTTTGACCTCTGAGAATTCATTCTTAACTGGAGTTTGCCATCCCATAACCTCATCATAAACTTGTTTTTGGTTTTTAAAATGAAGTGTTGGTTTTAGCTCAGATAGCACTGGGCTATGGCAGCCTTTATTATCTTTCATATCTTTATCAGCCCAAGATGTTCTAGCGCATGCCCACATCAAATCAACATAGTTGTGGCCATTTTTATCTCTCTCAAAGTGCCAATCTTTAGCATCTCTTGGACCTTTAGCAGCGTCGCCTGGGACAAGAGATTTCTCTTTTGGATCGACCATGATCTTCCAGATGTGAGAGCGTCTTTGAGTATCAAAGCCAGCGTTGTCTTGGAACTGAACAGCGTAGAAATTCTCACAGCTCATCATAAATGGCATGTGACAAGATGCACAAGTGTTGTTTTTGTGAGTATCTGCTTTTGATGCGATATATGCTTGAGTCTCGTGACAATCTTTACAATCTTTTTTGATCTTTGGTTTAGTGTAGAACGCACTTAGATAGCCTTGATCTGGGTTGTAGTTCATGCCAGTTACGCTCTTATCGCCTACGACGTTACCTGTGTTGTCGTGTGGATCGTGGCAAGTGACGCATCTCATGCCTTTATCGTAGTGAGCGGTAAAGTATGATTGAGAGCCTTCTGAGCCACATCCTGGTCCCATTGATTTAAATTTAGAGCTTAATGATAGGTCAAGCTTGCCGTTGTTAAGTGGGTTAGCACGCATTAGATCTGGGCTAAAGTTAAATCTTTGGTGACAGCGTTCGCAGTTTGATGTTCTGAAATTTGTAGCTCCATCAAGGTGACCGCCAGCTCCGTGGCACTCCTCACAGCTTACGCCTTTTGAGATAGTGTGTTTTTGAAGCTCTTTGGCATTACCAAGTGCTGCGTAAAATTCTGCTTTTGACTTAAAGTCAAATTTAACTGGGTGGCAAACCTCACAATATGATGAGTTTGCTTGGAAAAACATCGACTTTTTATGTTTTGCGGCGTATGAGGCAAGACCTCTGACATATCCGCCATTATCGCCATACTCTTCAAGAGTGCCAGGAAATTCTGGGACAAGCTCTTTTATCTTTTTAACAGTTGCGTCGTCTAAATTTAACGCCCATGTTCTTTGCCATTGGTTACCACCAGCTACGATCTGACCTGTGCCATCTCTTAGCAAACCGCCCTCAACATAGTAAGTACCACGAAGTAGCCATGCATCGACGTAGCCCATCTTAGTTCTTAAGTGACCAACGGTTGCGTAGATGACATCTGGAGTGATACCTTTTGGAAGGATAGAAGCGGTATCTTTGTCAAATACTGGCTCAGTTAGGTTGTTATTGACCTCTGGGTGCTCGCCAGGGAAGCGCATAGTAGTTGCGTGGCGAGATCTGCTCCAGACCTCATACTGAGCTGGGTGACACTCACCGCACTTTTCTGGACCTACAAATTTATTAGGAAACTGAAGTGATGAGGTGGCTGGAATTCTATACATCATAGAACTATAGCCCTTACCGCCATCTCTTTTACTAAGCTTTGACATATCAAAGCCATGTCCCTCGGCAAGCCACTCTAAGCCGCGGTCATGAACGACCATTTTGCCGACGGTTTTGCCACCATACTTTGTAAAAATAGGGTGGTTTTTAAATAGCCAGTTATACATCTCTTGCTCTTCTACGACGTAGTCTTGCAAGGAGACAACACCTCTACTTTGCAGTGTGCCTTTAGGATTTGCGATAACATCACGTGCTTTATCGGACATCTGCATATTATGCTCTTCGCAACAGGCTTGTGAAGCAAAGATACTAACACCCATGAGTAAGCCTGCTAAGGCTTTGTGTAAGTTTCTCACGTCTCCTCCTTTGAATTTTTATCCTAAAATCAAAATGATTTCATACTGATAATCTTAACACCAAAAAAGGGCAGAAAAGGGGGAAAATTAACAAATTATAAATTTTCGAAACTAATTGTAAATGCAACGTGGTTTTCATCCACATTTTTAGCAAAGATTAGGGCGTTGTTTTTGCGAGCGATAAGACGGCTCATATATAGCCCAAGCCCGCTACCGCTCTCTTTTGTGCTAAAGTGTGGCTCAAAGATGACCTTTAAAAATGAATTTTTTATCGCCCCTGCGTTATTTTGCACGCATAAATTCTTGCGATCATCTTTTAAAAAGGCGCTTATCTTTATCACTCTTGGCTTTGTGTAGCTCTGCTTAAATGCGTCTTTTGCGTTGTTTATGATGTTTATTAAAATTTGGATTATCTCATTGAAATTTGCAAATATCTCAAAATTTTCTCTCACGTCAAGCTGCACTTCGATCTGATACTTTTTAAGCGTTGCGTTTAAAATTTTTATCGTTTGATTTATCACTTCAAGCACTTTAAACTCTTTTCTCAAGGTATTTGGACTAAAGAAATTTTTAAAGTCATCAACGGTTTCTGACATGAAATTTATCTGCTTGCTGGTCTCTTCTATAAACTCATAAATTTTCGCCTCATCAAGCTTTTTTCTCTCTTGATAGAGTTCTAAATTTATCAAAGCTGAGCTTATCTGAGCAAGCGGCTGCTTCCACTGATGCGAGATATTGCCTATCATCTCGCCCATCGAGGCTAGGCGGCTTTGATGTATCATCAGCTGCTCAGTCTGCTTTTTGCTCTCTTCGCCACGCTTATGCATCTTATAAACAAGTAGCAAAAATAGCCCAAAGATAAGCGTTATGGCGCTCATTATGACGATGACCTCTTGCAAGTGGTAGGTAAAAATGGCGCGGATTGGTATCTTAAACGAGATCATCGCGACCGTTTCGTTCACGTCTGGGATCTCTATGCCCTCCATGCCGTATTTTTCTAGCATTTGTTGTGGGGCATTTGCACTGCTATGACAGGCTAGACAGCTTGGACTTTGGTTTTTTATAGGCAGACCCACAAAGAGCTGTGATCCATTTTCATCTTTTATTATCTTTACAAATTCTTGAAATTTATTCTCTTTAAAGCCGTGCAAGACGCCAGCTTCAAATTCATTTGGCTCGTGGGCTTTATTTAGCGGAGCGATAGCAACTAGCTTGTAGTCAAATTCAAGGTTGTATTTTTTCTTTTGGATGTTGTAAATTTCACGGCTTATATATGATGACGATAGAAGTCTCTCGTCAAAAAAGTCCTCTTTTAAGATGCCCTGCTCTTTTAACTGCTCGATTAGCGGGCGCTGAACTCCAGCGATATACTCTCTTACTGAATTTATGCCCTCCAAAACATAATACGCCTCTTTTTTGGCGTCTTTCATCGCAAGATCGTTGTAAAAATTTAAAACAAGTGCTGAGACTAGCAGATAGACAAAGATAAAAGCACCGACAATTAGCTGAAATTTATATCTCACAAAGATAGCCCACGCCGTATAAATTTTTGATCACATCTTTGCCTAGCTTTCTTCTAAGCTCCTTTACGATCGTCTTTATTGCCTCTTTTGTGGGCTGCTCGTAGTCCCAGATGTAGTCAAAAATTTGCTCATAAGTGATAGTTTGGTTTTTGTTGTTTAAAAAGTACTCCAAAAGCTTGCTCTCGCTCTTGCTTAGATGAGAAATTTCGCCATTTACATAAAGCGCTTTTTTACCAAAATCATACTCAAGCTCGTCATTTAGCCTGATAGTTGGTGTGCGTCCAACTAGCTCAAAAGCCACATCTTCAAGCGCTTTAACAAAAGATTTTTTATCGTATGGTTTTGCAAGATATCTTGTGATCTTTAGCTCAACCGCGCGCCACAGATACTCTTGCTCGACGTGGCTTGATAAGATCACGATAGGAATTTTTTGATTGATAGCTCTTACTTTTTTAGCGATCTCAAGACCATCGATATTTGGCACGCTGATATCAAGCACTAACACGTCATACGCCCCGCTCATAGCAAGCTCAAGCGCATCAAAGCCATCTGTGACGCCTTTTACTTCTGCGAAAAATAGCTCCAGCGAGGCGCAAATGTTTTTTAATATCGCCTCTTCATCCTCTAAGCAAAGGACCTTTTTGTTTGATAAAACGTCTAAAATATCATACTCTTGCATGCGTCATCTCATCTCTTAAGCCAAAATGCCGACTTAAATAACACAAAATAAAAATTATTTCATAAATTTACATCATGATCGTAAGCTTAAAGTAAAAAATCGGCTTGCTACTTAAGCAAAGAAGTTAAAAGATAAAGTTAAATTTAGCCAAAGATTTGGCTAAATTTATCAGGTTCTAAATTTTGAAAGGCTAGTGTTTAGATTATCAGTCATCTTTGAAAGATGAGCAGCTGCAAGTGAGATTTCATCCATGCTTTTTGAGTTTTGTTTTGAAATTTCATCGATATTTACGATGCCTTTTATCAGCTCTTCGACCTTATTTCCAGTCTCTATATAATCCCTCGTAGAGGTCTCATTTAAGCTAACAGTCTCGTTCATTAGCAGATTCATATTTTCTATTTTTTCATTTATCTGGGCTGATTTTTTGCAAAGCTCACCAGCTTTTTTAGCATTATCGCCGATGGTATGGCTTGAGCTTGAGATCGCTTCAACGATTAAATTTATAGTTGCATTTATCTCGCTTAGGCTATTTTGCGTGCGTTCAGCTAGTTGTCTAACCTCATCAGCCACAACTGCGAAGCCACGTCCATGCTCTCCTGCACGCGCTGCTTCTATGGCGGCATTTAGAGCAAGTAAATTTGTCTGATCAGCGATGTCATCGATGATATTTAAGACATCTTTTACATTTTTAGCTTGATCAGCTAGGCTTTTCATAGAGCTAGCAAGTGAAATTTCGCTATTTGCAGCCTCATCTACATTTTTGCTAAGCCCCAAAACATCGCTTGAGACCTCATTTATATATAGACAGGTTCTTTCAAGATTTTCTTTGCTCTTCTTAGCCTCTTCAAATGAGCTCTTTATCTCTTCTGACATATTTTTTGCCATATTTGTCGTATCTGTGACGATTAGCGAAGATTTGTTGGTTAAATTTGTAGTTTGAGCTGATGTTGAAGAGAGTTGCTCGGCGATAGAAGAGTTCTCATGCGCCAAGCCTTTAACACTCTCTATCACAGATCTTAGCTCGCTTGTTAGGTCATTTATAGAGCTTTTGATGTTTGAAATTTCATCTTTGCCACTAACTTCAAGCTTTTTAGTAAGATCGCCTCTGCCACTTTTTATCTCATCTGACATCGCGGTTAAATTTGCAACGATATTTTTTATAGGTCTGATGATCGCTCTACTTAAGATAAATAGCACGATAGCTATCAAAACAACCGTTATCAGGGCGCAAGCGATGATAAATGTTTTTGTATTTTGGCTATTTTGCTCATTTAGCACGGCCTTTGTCTTTTCTGTCTCGTCCGCTAAGTCATCGACATATACGCCACTTCCTAGCATCCATTTATATGGCTCAAAATTTGCAGCGTAGCCAAGCTTCTCCACTGGCTCCTGCCCCTCTTTTTTCACCCAGCCAAATGTGACAAATCCGCCACCTTGTTTAGCCTTTTCGATGAGCTCTTTTATAAGAAGTAGCCCTTTTGGATCTTTTAGTCCGATTAAATTTTTACCAACAAGCGATGGCTTTTCAGGGTGCATCAAAACAACGCCGTCATAGTCATAAATGAAGATATAGCCGGTCTTGTCGCTAAAGAATTTTAGCTTTGAGACGACTCTAAAAATTTCTTGTTTTATCTCATCGTCGCTTAGCCCTTTTTCTTTGCCGCCATTATAAATTTCACGCATCATTTGATTGATCGTCTCGACGTCATCTTTTAAATTTTCTTTTCTGGCATTTACCAGCTCGTCGTAGGACTTATGGGTGAAAAACTGAGTTAGATCGCTTGAAAATTTGCTATTTAAAAAGATGAGCAAACAGCTGACAAGCAAAACTGAGAAAACAAAAGTGAGAATTATCTTTGTAGATATTTTCATAGCACACATCCTTGCATTTTGGGATCTCCTAAAAATTGCGTGCCATTTTATACATTCAAATCTTAATTATAAATTAACTTTTAAAATTTAAGGAAAAAAAGAAATTTTGATGAGAAAATTTACTCAAAGCCCAAAATAACGAATAAGTTACAAATATTATTATTTTAAGCTTTAAGAGATAAATTTTATAAAATTTAGTTGCCTCTGCTTCCAGGCTTAATAGCCTTGCTACCACTCTTACAAAGCGGACAGTGCTCTGGCTCGTAAATTTCAAATTCAAAATTCCCCAAAGCAAAAAATGGCTTATCACTTGGCAGTTTTGCATTTGCCTTAGCTTCATTGCCTAAATTTGCAACCTTACAAAAACCGCGGTTTGCAAGTGCCGCAAAACCAACCACCTCTCCCCCAAGGCTCTCTATGACACGAGCCGCCTCAAGTGCTGAGCCACCAGTTGTGATGATATCTTCACAAACTATAAATTTCTCGCCCTTTTTCACTTCAAAGCCGCGCCTTAGGCTCATCACCCTATCAACGCGCTCTGTAAATATAAAGCGCTTTTTCGCCGCGCGAGCTAGCTCATATCCAGCTAAAATTCCACCAAGTGCTGGCGAGCAAACGCTATCAAATTTAATGCCAAATTTCTCTATCACACTGGCT
This genomic stretch from Campylobacter concisus harbors:
- a CDS encoding FKBP-type peptidyl-prolyl cis-trans isomerase → MKNGFLKCSLLLSLSVASLLANVDTNDSYAIGATSGGYVLKGLLDQKQLGVGYDADAVIKGFSDALKSELKLSDDEIAKLLNKRAESLEKIVKEKEATKLKENLAQGKAYMEKNAKNKNVKTTKSNLQYEIIKSSSKGATPKPESIIIVNYKASFIGGKVFDETKEAPAHLSMLNLIPGLEEGLMLMKEGEKFKFVIPPELAYGDSGMEAIPGGETIVFEIELIKVLKPGELAEAARKIHEKEQNEGIKKPH
- the nrfD gene encoding NrfD/PsrC family molybdoenzyme membrane anchor subunit, translating into MDGALNFTATFSHAVEWGWPIAVYLLLAGMSGGALIAAILLKRYKRQESFSPFFKAASLLAFVSIMLGMVCLIADLEKPLLFWKILINYNFTSVMSIGVAGLCVFIPLSFLMCLYAFGAELKSFCGFFDGVMKILSPLYPLLSALCLLFAVIICAYTGFLISVLIRFPLLNTAVLPALFIASGLSAGISGSSLIAALFFKEDPHSSDLGSLHGVEFYVLCAEILLILMLFVSLLLGSSYQQGAAVAFYSGVWANFFWLGVVLVGFVLPLVLNFALGKMKFSFYLGSFAAVVGVLLLRVFILYAGQTYSI
- the ccsA gene encoding cytochrome c biogenesis protein, with the protein product MKILNIYRLSLILLFILAFGAGAATFLENFYDTQTARVLVYEALWYECVMAACVICLAISIVKTKMYKKFGAFLIHLAFILIFIGAALTRYFGEEGVLHLRVGESGNYMQSTKPYLRVQISNESFEYPLKLSLLGKNDFGFKKDINGKEFEIKITGYKKDEKNAPATLSIEAGFANEKSKSAKLKGGAGYDLEPSILSFDGQETKFYFSSRAINLPFTIRLDKFILERYAGLNSPSSYTSKVSIAEGEHEISLNHPLTLDGYKIFQSSYDADELGSAFEISFDPGKVPTYIGYFLLCLGFLGNLFSKKSRFFRLCNFIKGTQFAFLALLLLNATPNFASDEAINFKAHADKFAKILVQTDSRIAPASSYTRAVISKISTKTTLFGLSSDELMLSFAISPQEWMDKRMVKITSDRVGELLGVSEKFASFNDVFSENGEYKLAKFVEAANEKSASKRDKFDNDVIKFDERLNVLYLALKGEILKFIPAKDGEAITWLGVNEAFSKDEISNEFKSVLGAYIENLSLCVKSGECADADKSLEQISSYQRSTLGSLAPSETKASIEVLYNQMEIFKFLIYFYMILALASLALGFYRIFFGRKFRFERALSLAFFTAFAVHALNLALRAYISGHAPWSDAYESLVYISLISVLAGVLFFKHQSFALGAASLFASVSLLVAHLNFINPQITNLVPVLKSFWLSVHVSVITASYGFLGFGFVLGLVGLILMALKNDKNEQKLSEQIRYLAATDELSLIIGLSLLTIGNFLGGVWANESWGRYWGWDSKESWSYITIIVYAIVLHLRFIPKLRGVFTFLTASVLSFASVLFTYFGVNFYLSGLHSYANGESFGVSGLIYLILAALALLIALAYRGRDIKVV
- a CDS encoding 4Fe-4S dicluster domain-containing protein; this encodes MQNQNSRRAFFKRMAVVAAGASVASSGFAFKSEESAKKPHFGMIFDQNKCVGCTDCEVACKKVNLVPKGQMRLFVEDKTDPKNLLDKRYVRVSCQQCEDAPCVAVCPTKACHKDIKTGIQTTNIDDCIACKYCIVACPYDVRYIDKFSHSAQSCNFCIDTNLKDKKDPACVEACRYEALVFGDLNDESSHISQLLAVKDSIRLRAELGTKPSLRYIPKVKAGV
- a CDS encoding c-type heme family protein, whose product is MRYKFQLIVGAFIFVYLLVSALVLNFYNDLAMKDAKKEAYYVLEGINSVREYIAGVQRPLIEQLKEQGILKEDFFDERLLSSSYISREIYNIQKKKYNLEFDYKLVAIAPLNKAHEPNEFEAGVLHGFKENKFQEFVKIIKDENGSQLFVGLPIKNQSPSCLACHSSANAPQQMLEKYGMEGIEIPDVNETVAMISFKIPIRAIFTYHLQEVIVIMSAITLIFGLFLLLVYKMHKRGEESKKQTEQLMIHQSRLASMGEMIGNISHQWKQPLAQISSALINLELYQERKKLDEAKIYEFIEETSKQINFMSETVDDFKNFFSPNTLRKEFKVLEVINQTIKILNATLKKYQIEVQLDVRENFEIFANFNEIIQILINIINNAKDAFKQSYTKPRVIKISAFLKDDRKNLCVQNNAGAIKNSFLKVIFEPHFSTKESGSGLGLYMSRLIARKNNALIFAKNVDENHVAFTISFENL
- a CDS encoding response regulator transcription factor; the protein is MQEYDILDVLSNKKVLCLEDEEAILKNICASLELFFAEVKGVTDGFDALELAMSGAYDVLVLDISVPNIDGLEIAKKVRAINQKIPIVILSSHVEQEYLWRAVELKITRYLAKPYDKKSFVKALEDVAFELVGRTPTIRLNDELEYDFGKKALYVNGEISHLSKSESKLLEYFLNNKNQTITYEQIFDYIWDYEQPTKEAIKTIVKELRRKLGKDVIKNLYGVGYLCEI
- a CDS encoding cytochrome c, which encodes MRNLHKALAGLLMGVSIFASQACCEEHNMQMSDKARDVIANPKGTLQSRGVVSLQDYVVEEQEMYNWLFKNHPIFTKYGGKTVGKMVVHDRGLEWLAEGHGFDMSKLSKRDGGKGYSSMMYRIPATSSLQFPNKFVGPEKCGECHPAQYEVWSRSRHATTMRFPGEHPEVNNNLTEPVFDKDTASILPKGITPDVIYATVGHLRTKMGYVDAWLLRGTYYVEGGLLRDGTGQIVAGGNQWQRTWALNLDDATVKKIKELVPEFPGTLEEYGDNGGYVRGLASYAAKHKKSMFFQANSSYCEVCHPVKFDFKSKAEFYAALGNAKELQKHTISKGVSCEECHGAGGHLDGATNFRTSNCERCHQRFNFSPDLMRANPLNNGKLDLSLSSKFKSMGPGCGSEGSQSYFTAHYDKGMRCVTCHDPHDNTGNVVGDKSVTGMNYNPDQGYLSAFYTKPKIKKDCKDCHETQAYIASKADTHKNNTCASCHMPFMMSCENFYAVQFQDNAGFDTQRRSHIWKIMVDPKEKSLVPGDAAKGPRDAKDWHFERDKNGHNYVDLMWACARTSWADKDMKDNKGCHSPVLSELKPTLHFKNQKQVYDEVMGWQTPVKNEFSEVKIGIEGIYSLLETKKLDPSDKARVYELVQNAQEIIDMVEKDGSWGMHGFKFTKQRLDASKEYIKEAQRILNKNL
- the pyrE gene encoding orotate phosphoribosyltransferase; this translates as MDLEKIYKDAGAYLEGHFLLSSGNHSQFYLQSAKVLEDPALAAKLADELASVIEKFGIKFDSVCSPALGGILAGYELARAAKKRFIFTERVDRVMSLRRGFEVKKGEKFIVCEDIITTGGSALEAARVIESLGGEVVGFAALANRGFCKVANLGNEAKANAKLPSDKPFFALGNFEFEIYEPEHCPLCKSGSKAIKPGSRGN